In Silene latifolia isolate original U9 population unplaced genomic scaffold, ASM4854445v1 scaffold_156, whole genome shotgun sequence, the following are encoded in one genomic region:
- the LOC141637886 gene encoding uncharacterized protein LOC141637886 yields MSRVKLHKEVEKMGICMIQKGDSIGDLIMEPELYSEIREKQKDDPSVAKWRAAVSSVVSTKGVSKFEIHFDDSLRFAGRWCVPDNDELTRKILTETHSTPYSVHPGRDKLYKDLKKTFWWSKMKKEVAEFVARCLVCQRVKVEKKRPQGKVQSLDLP; encoded by the coding sequence ATGTCAAGGGTGAAGTTGCATAAAGAGGTGGAGAAAATGGGTATTTGTATGATTCAAAAAGGTGATTCAATTGGGGATTTGATCATGGAACCCGAGTTATATTCTGAGATCAGGGAGAAGCAAAAAGATGATCCAAGTGTGGCGAAGTGGCGCGCGGCCGTGAGCAGTGTCGTGAGCACTAAAGGTGTTTCCAAGTTCGAGATTCATTTTGATGACAGTCTTAGATTTgctgggagatggtgtgtacctgaTAATGATGAATTAACAAGAAAGATCCTTACTGAAACTCATTCTACACCTTATTCTGTTCATCCTGGAAGggacaagttgtataaagatttgaagaaaacgttctGGTGGTCTAAGATGAAGAAAGAGGTTGCTGAATTTGTTGCAAGATGCTTGGTGTGCCAAAGGGTTAAGGTAGAGAAAAAGAGACCACAAGGTAAAGTTCAATCTTTAGATTTGCCATAA